GTGCGTACCTGGTGACTCCCGCCTGAATATATAGGGCGGGTAGAGGGAACGTGGGGAAGTGAAACATCTCAGTACCCACAGGAAGAGAAAGCAACCGCGATTCCGTTAGTAGTGGCGAGCGAAACCGGAACAGGCTAAACCTAGCGTGTGTGATAGCCGGCAGGCGTTGCACGTTGGGGGTTGTGGGACTTTTCAGACATGTCTGCCGATGTGTCGGCGTTACAAGAAGGTATAGACGAACCGCATTGAAAGGCGGGTCATAGAGGGTGCCAACCCCGTAGTCGAAATGCTTCTCTTGGCGCGAAGAGTATCCCAAGTAGCACGGGGCCCGAGAAATCCCGTGTGAATCTGTCAGGACCATCTGATAAGCCTAAATACTCCCAGATGACCGATAGCGGACAAGTACCGTGAGGGAAAGGTGAAAAGTACCCCGGGAGGGGAGTGAAATAGTACCTGAAACCGTTTGCTTACAAACCGTTGGAGCCTCCTTAGTAGGGGTGACAGCGTGCCTTTTGAAGAATGAGCCTGCGAGTTAGCGATACGTGGCGAGGTTAACCCGTGTGGGGTAGCCGTAGCGAAAGCGAGTCTGAATAGGGCGATTCAGTCGCGTGTCCTAGACCCGAAGCGAAGTGATCTATCCATGGCCAGGCTGAAGCGACGGTAAGACGTCGTGGAGGGCCGAACCCACTTAGGTTGAAAACTGAGGGGATGAGCTGTGGATAGGGGTGAAAGGCCAATCAAACTTCGTGATAGCTGGTTCTCTCCGAAATGCATTTAGGTGCAGCGTTGCGTGTTTCTTGCCGGAGGTAGAGCTACTGGATGGCCGATGGGCCCTACAAGGTTACTGACGTCAGCCAAACTCCGAATGCCGGTAAGTGAGAGCGCAGCAGTGAGACTGTGGGGGATAAGCTTCATAGTCGAGAGGGAAACAACCCAGACCACCAACTAAGGTCCCAAAGCGCGTGCTAAGTGGGAAAGGATGTGGAGTTGCCTTGACAACCAGGAGGTTGGCTTAGAAGCAGCCACCCTTGAAAGAGTGCGTAATAGCTCACTGGTCAAGTGATTCCGCGCCGACAATGTAACGGGGCTCAAGCACGCCACCGAAGTTGTGGCATTGACATTTTTGGTAGGCCTTCGTGGTCCAGCCGTGTTGATGGGTAGGAGAGCGTCGTGTGGCCAGCGAAGCGGCGGTGTGAACCAGCCGTGGAGGCTACACGAGTGAGAATGCAGGCATGAGTAGCGAAAGACGTGTGAGAAACACGTCCTCCGAAAGACCAAGGGTTCCAGGGTCAAGCTAATCTTCCCTGGGTAAGTCGGGACCTAAGGCGAGGCCGACAGGCGTAGTCGATGGACAACGGGTTGATATTCCCGTACCGGCGAAGAACCGCCCAAGCTAATCCAGTGGTGCTAAGTGCCCGAATCCTGTCGTATCGATCCCTTCGGGGTGAGAGCTTCAGGGCTAGCGCACGACCCCATGCTGGTGCGGTTAGCGTATTAACAGGTGTGACGCAGGAAGGTAGCCCAAGCCAGGCGATGGTTGTCCTGGTGCAAGTGCGTAGGCCGAGTCATAGGCAAATCCGTGACTCGTTACGGCTGAGACACGATGCGGATAAAAAGTGGGTGATCCTATGCTGCCAAGAAAAGCATCGACGCGAGGTTCTAGCTGCCCGTACCCCAAACCGACTCAGGTGGTCAGGTAGAGAATACCAAGGAGATCGAGAGAATCGTGGTTAAGGAACTCGGCAAAATGCCCCCGTAACTTCGGGAGAAGGGGGGCCATCCGCTTATATGAGCTTGCCTCAAAAAGGGTGTGGTGGCCGCAGAGACTAGTGGGTAGCGACTGTTTATTAAAAACACAGGTCCGTGCCAAGTCGCAAGACGATGTATACGGACTGACGCCTGCCCGGTGCTGGAAGGTTAAGAGGACCGGTTAGCCGCAAGGCGAAGCTGAGAATTTAAGCCCCAGTAAACGGCGGTGGTAACTATAACCATCCTAAGGTAGCGAAATTCCTTGTCGGGTAAGTTCCGACCTGCACGAATGGCGTAACGACTTCCCAACTGTCTCAACCGCGAACTCGGCGAAATTGCACTACGAGTAAAGATGCTCGTTACGCGCAGCAGGACGGAAAGACCCCGTGACCTTTACTACAGCTTGGTATTGGTGTTCGGTGTGGCTTGTGTAGGATAGGTGGGAGACTGTGAAGCGGTGACGCTAGTTACCGTGGAGTCGTTGTTGAAATACCACTCTGGTCACTCTGGATATCTAACTTCGAACCGTGATCCGGTTCAGGGACAGTGCCTGGTGGGTAGTTTAACTGGGGCGGTTGCCTCCCAAAAAGTAACGGAGGCGCCCAAAGGTTCCCTCAACCTGGTTGGCAATCAGGTGGCGAGTGTAAGTGCACAAGGGAGCTTGACTGTGAGACTGACAGGTCGAGCAGGGACGAAAGTCGGGACTAGTGATCCGGCAGTGGCTTGTGGAAGCGCTGTCGCTCAACGGATAAAAGGTACCTCGGGGATAACAGGCTGATCTTGCCCAAGAGTCCATATCGACGGCATGGTTTGGCACCTCGATGTCGGCTCGTCGCATCCTGGGGCTGGAGTAGGTCCCAAGGGTTGGGCTGTTCGCCCATTAAAGCGGTACGCGAGCTGGGTTTAGAACGTCGTGAGACAGTTCGGTCCCTATCCGCTGCGCGCGTAGGAAATTTGAGAGGATCTGACCCTAGTACGAGAGGACCGGGTTGGACGAACCTCTGGTGTGCCAGTTGTTCCGCCAGGAGCACCGCTGGTTAGCTACGTTCGGGATGGATAACCGCTGAAAGCATCTAAGCGGGAAGCCGGCCTCAAGATGAGATTTCCATACCTTCGGGTGAGAGGCTCCCAGCCAGACTACTGGGTTGATAGGCCGGATGTGGAAGCGTGGCAACACGTGAAGCTGACCGGTACTAATAAGCCGATGACTTGATAACACACCGTTTTGGTGCTTGCGTCCACTGAGTGGTTCTCGATGTACGGTCGAGAACACACACAAACATCATTTTTGATCGTTGTGTGCTTGATGAAACATCAATAGTGTTTCGGCGGCCATAGCGTGAGGGAAACGCCCGGTCACATTCCGAACCCGGAAGCTAAGCCTCACAGCGCCGATGGTACTGCAGGGGGGACCCTGTGGGAGAGTAGGACACCGCCGGACTTCTTTTCAGGAAATGGCCACCCAACGCTGGGTGGCCATTTCCCGTTAACACGACCCGAAGCATCGCCATGAACGATGCCGGCGGCTTCGCTGTCGCCGCGGTCGTGTCGGCGTCGGCGACTATCGTGGAGGGTATGTCCATGAACGCCGACGACTCGCACGCCCGCCGCGAGGATCTGCTGTCCGCGCTCGAAGTGATCGAGGAGCAGCCGCTCGCTGAACGTGCGGCCGCCTATGTCGCGTTGCACGACGATCTCGCGCGCCGGCTCGAGTCCGGTCCGCGCGACGGCGCGCAGTGACGGCTCGACTCGACGCGGCCTTGGCCTCTCGCGGGCTGTCCCGGTCGCGCACGCAGGCGGCCCGCGACATCGAGGCGGGTCTGGTCACCGTCGACGGTGTCTACGTGCTCAAGCCGTCGATGCCGGTGTCGGATGACGCTGTGCTCGTGGTCGACGGCGCCGATCACTACGTGAGCCGGGCAGCACACAAGCTCCTGGCAGCCCTCGACGCCTTCGACGTGGAGGTCGCGGGTCGCGAAGCGCTCGACCTCGGGGCGTCGACGGGCGGGTTCACTCAGGTACTGCGCGAGCGTGGAGCGAGTCGGGTCGTCGCGGTCGACGTCGGCCACGACCAGTTGGCTCCCTTGATCCGAAGCGATGCGGGCGTCTGCGTCGTGGAGGGGTTCAATGTCCGGTACATGACGGCCGCGTCGGTGTCCGACGCGGCCGGCTTTCCCATCCACCCCGATGTGATCGTTGCGGACTTGTCGTTCATTTCGCTCACGCTGGTGATGCCGGCCATTGCGGCTGTCGCGCCGGCGCACAGCGACATCATCCTGCTGATCAAGCCGCAGTTCGAGGTGGGGCGCACCGGTGTGCGTGAGGGCCTGGTCACGGATGCCGCGGCTCGCGCCGACGCTGCGGCCGGGGTGCTGTGGGCTGCGTGGGATGCGGGGCTGGCGACGGCGGGATTCATCTCTTCGCCCCTCACCGGCACGCACGGCAATCACGAGTACCTCGTCCACCTGCGCCCGCGCGATCAGCGTCCACCGGATGATGGCGACGCGCTGGCCTCCCATGGCAATCCGACAGAATGGCTGAGGACGATCGACGAAGCGACGGGAGCGGTATGACAGATCCGACAACGCCGCGCTCCATCCTCGTCGTGGCGCACGCGCGCCGCGACGACACGGTGGCAGCGGCTCGGCGCGTGATCGCCGCGCTCATCGCCGCCGATGCTCGTCCGGTGCTCGCGGTGGACGATCCGCAGCTGGTGGATGCGCTGTCGGATCTCGGCCCCCTCGCCGCCCTGGGGACCGACGTCGCGGTCACCGACATCGAGCTGGCGGTGGTGTTGGGCGGCGACGGCACGATTCTGCGCGCCGCCGAGCTCGTGCGCGACGGTGCCGCCCCGATCCTCGGCATCAACATGGGGCACGTCGGCTTCCTTGCCGAGATCGATCCGGACGACATCGACGATGCGATGCGTCGCATCATCGCCTGCGACTATCAGGTCGAGGAGCGGATGACGCTCTCCGTGCGCGTCAAGGACGCGGGCGGAGACGTCATCTACGAGACCTGGGCCCTCAACGAGGCCACCGTCGAGAAGGCGGCGCGGGAGCGGATGATGGAGGTCGTCATGGAGATCGACCGCCGACCGCTGTCGAGTTTCGGTTGCGACGGCGTCGTGATCGCCACCCCGACCGGCTCCACCGCCTACAACTTCTCAGCCGGCGGCCCGGTGATCTGGCCCACCGTCGACGCGATCGCCGTCGTTCCGCTGTCGGCTCACGCGCTGTTCGCGCGCCCGCTGGTGGTGGGACCAGAAGCCACTGTTGCGATCGAGGTGCTCGCGCGCACGGACGGCACGGGAATCATGTGGTGCGACGGCAGACGCTCTCACGACCTGCCGCCCGGGGCTCGCGTCGTCGTACGCAAGTCCTCGCAGCCCGTGCGCCTTGCGCGCCTGCATCCGGCTCCGTTCACCGACCGGCTGGTGCGGAAGTTCCAGCTGCCGGTGACCGGATGGCGCGGTCCCGATGAGACCTCAGCATCACGGCCGATGGGCGCGGAGGGGCGCGCGTGATCGAGCAGATGACGCTTCGGGACCTCGGTGTCATCGCTCACGCGACGCTTCCGATGGGTCCCGGCTTCACCGCCATCACCGGAGAGACCGGAGCCGGAAAGACGATGGTCGTCACCGGGCTCGGCCTCCTTCTCGGCGCGCGCGCCGACTCGGGCGTCGTCCGCGCCGGCGCGGCCCAGGCGGCCGTCGAGGGCGTGTGGCTGGTCCCCGAGTCGGGCGCCGTGGCTGACCGCGTGGCGGATGCCGGGGGAGAGGTCGAACCGATCGGTGACGGGCGCGCCGAGCTGTACCTGGGCCGCACGGTCACCGCGGAGG
The DNA window shown above is from Microbacterium laevaniformans and carries:
- a CDS encoding NAD kinase encodes the protein MTDPTTPRSILVVAHARRDDTVAAARRVIAALIAADARPVLAVDDPQLVDALSDLGPLAALGTDVAVTDIELAVVLGGDGTILRAAELVRDGAAPILGINMGHVGFLAEIDPDDIDDAMRRIIACDYQVEERMTLSVRVKDAGGDVIYETWALNEATVEKAARERMMEVVMEIDRRPLSSFGCDGVVIATPTGSTAYNFSAGGPVIWPTVDAIAVVPLSAHALFARPLVVGPEATVAIEVLARTDGTGIMWCDGRRSHDLPPGARVVVRKSSQPVRLARLHPAPFTDRLVRKFQLPVTGWRGPDETSASRPMGAEGRA
- a CDS encoding TlyA family RNA methyltransferase gives rise to the protein MTARLDAALASRGLSRSRTQAARDIEAGLVTVDGVYVLKPSMPVSDDAVLVVDGADHYVSRAAHKLLAALDAFDVEVAGREALDLGASTGGFTQVLRERGASRVVAVDVGHDQLAPLIRSDAGVCVVEGFNVRYMTAASVSDAAGFPIHPDVIVADLSFISLTLVMPAIAAVAPAHSDIILLIKPQFEVGRTGVREGLVTDAAARADAAAGVLWAAWDAGLATAGFISSPLTGTHGNHEYLVHLRPRDQRPPDDGDALASHGNPTEWLRTIDEATGAV